The Quercus lobata isolate SW786 chromosome 9, ValleyOak3.0 Primary Assembly, whole genome shotgun sequence region tatatcaaatttcgatcaaattgcatattcttttttttttttttctcttctttaaaaaaggataaaatattgttttattcTCAATATTTTgcatgaatattttttttttcataaattattgaaaatgttttgctTTCTGTCcttcaactttaaaaaaatacctTTTTCCGTtcataaactattgaaaaaagatTGAAGCATGGGCAGCTCCACTTGGAGTccgggggttcaaatgaacccctgaAACtagccaacaaaaaaaaaactatatataatattttttaatattgtttttgttccctccccccccccctccccccctcccccacttcaaataaaatttgaataccTTGATATTAGATTTTATGATCATCATAACAATATTTTGGTActtttaaacacacacacacacaaataataataataataataaaaaaatactaagccAAACTACAAAGTTAGAAATTTGTTAATcttaaatcttagaaaaaaactcatttagatcttaacaaatttataatataaatatcaacTAAGAGATCAATGaatgaatgattgtttggatGTGAAAGAGATGTAATTGGTAAGATTGATAATAAAGATATCATgtatgatttcaaaatataacaCATTGTAAAAagcaattataaaattttatgtgtttcagtttttgtttttgtttttgtttttttttttggggggtaatATCGATATATTCAAACTCTcctttgttttaaattttatataatttatgtttcttattgaTCCCTCTAACAAATAATCCTACACCTGCCACTGGATtgaagttcttttttctttcctattttatcccaaaactattgaaaataaaCTCTTCACAAagtttatggattttttttgttttttaagttttggaaCAAACAATGAAATTCATGTAAACATCAGGGatgaaaacttgaaaaaaaaaaattgaagtattAATATTCAAAAACAGAAACccgaataataaataaataaataaataaacttccaaGAAGTGAAGCATATGTATGGGAGACAACTCATAAGCAGTCTTCACATCCAATTGCTCTTCTTGGTAGTAGCTAAGGAAACCAGGACTGAAGTTGTAGATAACAAATTAACATAATAAAAAGTCACATTTTCAGTGAAATCCATCTTATGGGTGGAAAGAAAAGCAAATAATTGTTATACAAATTTCAACActcaaatatattaaaagaattttattttccGATTTCTAGTGTACATTAAATGATCAAGATCCAGTTGAGAATTATTCCATAGCCCACACTCGATCAACATGATACATAGGTCTCAGCTTGAACGAGCAGTGGTGTAATTGACTTATGTAGCTGATGAACTCGGTAATATCTCGTCCCCATCGCTTGTACCTTTAGACTGGGAAGTGGGAAGACTTTTCTTTCTTGCAGCGCAAGTCTGGTTGGAAACATGGAAACAGCTTCCTCGCTTTCCAATTGAtctttcctcttcctttttttttcttctctctttcctcttctATTTTTGTGTTCCTCCTTGGATGTCTTGCCGTTCTTGTCTGAGCTTTTAGTTGCCAACTTTATATAAGTCTGTTCCAGTTCCACTAGTAAGTTAAATTTATCAAATCTCACAATATCTAGCATATTTATATAAAGTATATGCATATTCATTACCCTAAAATTAAGACTAATCCTAGGTGTGGATTTCAATTAGTTTAATTAGAAAAGTCTttaatggttgtataagagatttatGATTCAATCTCTGTctaaaccaaaaactaattagtgtcttagtctgatgataaagaactattatcaggagcggacgccataagttgaaactttctgaaaaaaaaaaaaaggctaatcTTAGGTCGCACTTTTAATGCAATAAATAGGGAAAAGAGCAGAAGAAGAGGAATGAAATTAGGGGTGCTTTGGTTTCTACTCCTCGAGCATACAAGGGAACTATAGAGTGAAATGCTGTTTTTCCATTTGAGGGGAACATAGAAACTAAGATTGATCTCACAATCTAAATATACGTTTTCTTGgtttcaacaaataaaattggatctgatatttcaacaaaaacaaaagcatgaTCAAGAAGAGGGTACCAAGATTAGTACCAAAAACGAAGAATGAAACAAAACTAGGGAAACAATAATAGTACTCACTTATCTAGAAGTTGATGAGGTAGGTTTGGCCGATTGCACTAACTAcagcctcttcttttttttcctttttttttttttccaatcattGTTTCACCGAATGTGAAATACTTTATACAATGTCCACACTTTCGGATTAAATGTCCATATTTTACTcgaaatataacaaaatatacataatgAAGACACTATAAAAGATGTGAAATAATCAAAacctattttgtttttaaccTTTCAAAGAATGCATGACTAGGCTTGAGGCAATAATTGTTTTTAGAAGCTGATTTTTGGTCTAATCTTCACATAATCATAGATGAGTAGTCCCACCTCTCAATTCAGTTAACAATCAACAACCCCACCCCACCTCCACTACAATCTCAAACCTTTTTTAGTaagaaaaggagagaagaaAGAATTGAGTATTTACCTTcaaatttttaaggaaatataaaaatagcagcaagcccaagatagagataaaaattgaaaagcaaCTTTCCCAGAGATAGTTGCTTGTTTGAAGGCCTTGACCATAAGAACTGCAAAAATTGGGCAAACATATTAATCTTAGAATTTTAACTAGAATATACATAAAGTAATAAGAATagagttttctcaaaaaaaaagaaaaaagaaaagaatatagaTAAGTACAAACTTTATTGgtaaataataagttaattaataagacgtagaatatatatattttttttgagaaaaataataagaCAAAGAATATACTTGGTAGACATATGAAGAAAGACCGTAAAAGTATGGtaaggaaacaaaaatcaagatCACCGGTTAATAATGGTCTTAGCCTATTGCATATAGCTCCCTCTCCCATAAAGGTGGTCCCCATACATGAGACTTACAAAAGCTAAAAATCAGAACCAAAAGCCAAGAGactaagggcccgtttggtttAGAGGTatctcaattttcataactcaaactcaaacttaaaactcataactcaatctcaaaactcaaaactcactACTCAAATCTCACCTTTACTCAAAAATTGCAAAACACCTATTTGGACTTATAACTCAGTTACATATCCCTACAACTTTTTTCCAAAACTGTGGACCCCACCCACTGACACTACCCATTGTTACTACTGTAGCTACCCGCGTCTcactaacaaaaaaatcttCCCCTTTACTTCTCCTACACATCCTCTCACCTTTCATTTCTCTGACTCTCCCTCTtttctatcaaatttttttgtctatctctctttctttggcTCTCCCCTCTTCACtctatatttgatttttttttccactcctCTGTTTCTTTCTCAGCTTTCTCTGTCTCTCCCCTTTTCAAtctgtatttgattttttttctctcttctctgtttctttctcaGCTGTTTTTGGTTGGTTTGAATCGGTGATGGTGGGTTGTTTCAGTGGTTGCTAGGTTCGGATTGGTGATGGTGGGTTTCGGTGGTGGTCATTTGGGTGTTGGCTGGGTTTCACGGTGGAGATAGATCGGGTTTGAGATTGGGTTTTTGGGGCTGGGTTACGGTGGAGATAAATCGGGTTTGAGATTGGGTTTTTGGGGTTGGGTCACGGCGTGGCTTGAAGCGGTTGGGACTAGCTTGAATTGGTTTGGTGTTTCGGAGGTGTGGATCGGCCTAGGTTTgattgggtttttgggtttcagtTGGTGTTTCGGTGGTGATTTGTTGCGGTGGGTTGCTGTGGCGGTGTTGGGTGgggctgggtttgtgtttcggtgGTGTTGTGGTGCTGTTGTGGCGGCGCTGGGTGGGGTTGTGGTGGTGTTTGCAATGATAATACCCAACAGCTCTGAATGAACAAGACAACACAGAAGTCTATGGGCCCTACAGAGTCCAGAAATTTACCATTGTGCCACTGAGTTATGTATCTCGAAAACTAAAAACACCAATTtggtgtttttagttttcatcactctcactcaaaatttttgagttttgagtgatgaaaacaagaTGAggaaatcaaaccaaacaaaaaaaactgtGTAGGTCCCATGTTTTTTCATAACTGAGTTATCAGTTTCCAGTCATATCACTCAAAACAGGCCtaaaccaaacaggccctaatcCTCTTGATCACATTCCCATCCTAATGACAgatcaaaataatttaatacattCATAGCAAAAATTTCAACCAATTATAAGAACATTTGATTAgtttctgtaattttttttttttttttttgtttattttaacacaagaactaattttttcaattttacatactcacttttcaaaacacaccaTATCTAATTATCTACTATATACTCTCTTCATTCATCATTGGGATACGtaaaaagggaataaaaaattaaatacaaaataaatagtgttagagtaaatttacacaattactataataatcttataattttacaaaattttacaaagaCTGATGTGGGTGAAATTCTATTATACAAACATTGATATAAGTGccccaaggtttttttttttttttaattacaatttatttaagaataaattattaaattttattttaaatatttttctattacaTTTTAattgcaaatattttttaaaaaaaaattttaaattagccGCGTGGATGCACATGCTGAATTTCCATTCTATCACAATTgacataaatgataaattttgttatttcttaAACTTCATAAGCCAATAATACTAAATCAAGAGTACATGAGACTTGTTTAAAACCTACTTCAAAATGAAATGTGTAGGACAACATAACACAACTTCAAATGAAATTGCGTTAGAACTCTTGttttccaacaaaataaaaggGTTAGAAACCAAAGAATGTTATGATTTGATAATTAATTAACGCAGCATATATGTAACATGGAGAAGTCTAATACAAACTGATCGAAAAATTAAAGAGTGTAGTATATGCAAACCTTAGATTTCGTAGTCCCCACCAGAAACAGTAAAAGAATTTTTGTGGAAGATTTGAGGATTGCACAATACCAGACTGAAGGGCTTCAAGAAAtattccaaaatcaaattttgttgtatttggtGTATTTATTGGGCAACGATCATCTAGGAATGCGTAATTTACTGAACTGTCAGTATTAGCACAACTAAAAGAATTTCCACATCCACTTAGATTTCCACAGACCAAGTGCCAGCAAGCTGTCTCTCGTTGAATAGAAAAAAAGTACCAAAAGGCTCCAATTACCTGAAAGACGAACATGTTATTAAAAGTCTTTAAATCCAGTGTgtagttttattatatttttcctattGTTGTGGTGATATGCATGCATGTAAAAACAACCATTCATCAAGTTAGTAGTTATATTCTTCTCAAAACCTTAAGTGGTCTTGAGTGTTGTTGGTGTTGAGGAATAAAATATCTGAAAGACGTCCTTGGAATGACCAAGGAGACTTGGTTTGCGATTGGTGGCTCAATTTGTGGATCTGGAGACTAACAAGAAGAAAAGATTCAAGGAATCCATTGCTTGTAGGAGCGCAGAAGGCTCGAGTATATAGTCATATAGTTTGGTTGGTTTTGTAAGTGATGTGTACTTCAACTATTCTTATTTAGTGGATAGTTTGATGCTATAggccctaatttttttttttttttcactgggttcttgatttttcttctcttcataAACATTTTGGTGTTCttgtgtgtgtgattgtttATTTAGATTTTGCTACCATGTTTATATCCATGATAATGTCAATTGGCTAATTACTTAAACAATTGGGCTTACATCTATAGTTAGCTTGAAATTGACtataaaagtaaaacttacCGCATGAGAGGCTATTGCCAAGTAGGCAAATAtgacctcatccacctcaggactAGACATGATGGGAGGCCGAGATAGGTACTCTTTAAGCTATTGAAATGCTAcagcacactcctcggtccattcaaatcccttccatttatgcagcaaaagaaaaaagggtcTACACCTATCTGCTGACTTGGATATAAATCGGTTTAGTGCAGCAGTCATCCCGGTCAATTTCTGGACCTCCTTGGGGTTTCGAGGTGGTTGCAAGCTATTAATGACCTTAATCTGATTAgggttcacctcaattcccctgtgAGTCACCATGTAGTCCAAAAACTTTCCTGAGCCTACACCAAACGAACGCTTAGAAGCATTCAGGCGTAACTTGTGCTTTCTCAGAATTCCAAAAATGTTCGTGAGATCTCccacatgctcggacaccaTCTTGCTttttacaaccatatcatcaatatagaCTTCAATGCTCCTGCCCAACTGTGATTCGAACATCTTagtcatcatccgttgataagtagaccctgcatttttcaaaccaaagggcatcactttgtagtgaTAATTTCCAATgggagtgacaaaagctgtcttttctTGATCGTCCAGTGCTAGTGGTATCTagtgatatccttgaaaggcatccaagaaactcatccgaggatggcctatCGTTACGTCCACCAACTGATCTATCCGAGACATAGGGAAAGGATCTTTGGGACAAGCCTTGTTGagatctgtgaagtccacacacacacaccatttccaagttttctttttcaccaccatCGTATTAGCTAACTACTGAGGAtagaaaacttccttgatagctcCTGCCTGTTTGAGCTTTGTTACCTCATTTCTGACTGCCTCGGCGTATTCTTTGGATGGACGCCGAGGTGGCTGTCTCTTCGAAGTAATGGAATGGTTAACATTCAaatgatgacaaatgaaatttggaTCTATACCAGGGGATTTGTACGCGCTCCAAGCGAACACATCAACGTTTTTTCTAAGAAACTCAACCAATTGCTCCCTCTCCTATAGTGGTAGTTAAGCTCcaacctgaaagaacttctcctgATCATCGCCAACAATTACCCTTTCTAGATCTTCACATTTCGCTTCATCAGCTGGTCCATTGAAAGGCAATGCCAGAGTTTCTGATTGCTATAAACCATTATCAGCAGTGGCCGAGATTTCAACCTCAGACCGATGTTGGATGGCTGTTACCAGGCATTGTCTGGTCGTAGACTGACTTCCTAATATCTCCAAAACCTGGCCTCCAGAAGGATATTTCACCTTTTGCTGAAGAGTGGAGGAGACAACTCCTAGGGTATGAAGCCAGGGTCTGCCCACAATGGCTGTATATGAAGAGAAAGCATCTACAACAATGAAGTCTACTTGCACCACATCCAGGCCAGTCTGCACGGATAATTTGATCTGACCTTTCGAAATGACCATTTTGCCTTCAAAACTAATCAGAGGAGAATTGTAGGCTGTTAAGTTCTTAGATTTCAATTTTAGCCCCTTATATAGGTCAAGATACATTATCTCAGCTTCGTTGCCTTGGTCAATCATCACCCTTTTTACATCGTATCTACCAATTCTAAATGTAaccaccaaagcatcatcaTGAGGTTGTATGGTTCCAAATTTGTCCTCATCTAAAAAACCTAACACTAGTGGGATGCCCATCTTGACTCTCTTCGGCATTGAACTGGATTCCTCAACTGGGTAACGGGATACTGACATTACTCTGGAAGGACAAGATCCGGTCCTCCCTGGTGCCacaaatatgacatttattgtgccaagagggagtcttgaagaagcatctccTCGAAACTTCGAACCTGTCTGGCTTCCCCGGccactggaatgatgcaagagttgctttaatttccctttCCGGACCAATTGGTCTAGATGGTCCCACAAGTTTCTACAATCATCGGTAGTATgtccatgatcctgatgatacTGGCAGTAAAGGTTTTGATTACGCCTCATAGGATCTCctgccatcttgttcggccatttaaAGAATGGCTCGTTTTTAATCTTCTCTAGAACTTACTGTATTGGTTCTCGGAACACGACATTAACCACCTGGGTGTTGGCAGATCCTGGTTGCCCAACAAAGTCTTTCCGAGGTTGTTTATTATTGTACTAGTCTGACCTAAAATCCCTCATCTCCTAGGGGATTACCTTAGCCTTCCCTTTCCCCTGCATTTGGTCTTCTTCTACCCTTCTGTACTTGTCAATTCGATCCATAAGTTGACGCACATTGGTAACAGGCTTACCAGTTAGAGATTTCCTTAGATCATGCTCAGCTGGGAGGCCTGCCTTGAAAGTACTAATGGCCATATCGTCATAGTCCCCGtctatttcgttaaacatctcccaatatctatctGAGTAAGCCTTCAGAGTCTCCCCCTCCCAAATGGACATAGATAATAAGGACTCtaaaggccgaggaaccctgctaCAAGTGATAAAGCAAGCACCAAAGGCTCGGGTGAGTTTTTTAAAGGAGTCAATAGAATTCGCCTTTAAACCATTAAACCACCTTATTGCCACTGGGCCCAAACTAGATGGAAAgaccttacacatcaaggcctcatctTTAGAATGAACGGTCATCCTTTAATTGAAATGACTAACATGTTTCACTAGATCAGTTCGAACATTATAAATGGTGAACGTGGGTTGATGGAATCGCCAAGGAAGACTCGCACCTTCTATGTTTCACGTGAAGGGTGACTTAGAAACTTGGGTCAACGCCTTATTCATGGCATCGTTCCCTAGGCCTTTGCGAGGCGGGCTCTTATATCTACGTCTATGGTGATACTCTTGGCTCAACgccttgttcatggcatcgttccCAAGGCCTTTGCGAGGCGGGCTCTTATATCTACGTCTATGGTGATACTTCTTGTTGTAGGAGAAAATCTCGCTGGGCGGAGTTCTAGATCTCCGTCTATAACTAGCACCATCTGTCTCCTCAAAGGATAGCTCGGAGTTGGGCGATGAATGTCTTCACTGTGCATGGCGTAATTCCCTCTTCAATTCATCTATTTCACGTTGCATGTCTCTGTTGTTCTTTGCATGGGAAACACGGCTCTTCCCTCGAGATTGGTTTTTACTAGTATGAGttgtatgcacacttcccttacGATCTCCTCTCTGTTCGAGGCTCCTACGCGGATTACTATGTTGAGACCCCCTTGATTTTGCTTGGTGTAGATTGGCATCCACCTGGTGTGGTCCTGTCGCTGCCTGGTGTGGACCTGCTTCTTTCATCTTAAACGTTGTACCCGAATCTCTTTCAAAATAGATCAAGTTCTCCttacagacggcgccaattgtaaggactgaatttgGGTTGGACCTAATATAGGATTGAGTTTAGCCCAATAAGctcaaacaatgaatttgtagagtgtgggtgaaagaactagttctaTTCAATAAGGAAGACAATAACAATTGTTGATTTAAAAGCATCCGACATAATTAAGATAAGAAAATCTGTCCTCGACACGGCCTGAGGAGCTATGTTATAATGTCTTATTGATGAATAAGGTTACAAGAGTTCATAGgattattacaaagatttcttagttttttttcctttcccccTTCTTTAGGTCACCTTTCcatgctatatactataattttggtGTCATCTttaccatacacgtgtaggttagattctaggaactccttcttgtctcatccaacacctcccagaaccttcaactagtagctgtaagactGCTtaaccactgttcaggtatcacctccacattaatgtggccagagagttagttggaaggcatttaatgtggaggtagcaacttttgaagatatttgttgcctccctGTACTCATCCCTCATCCAATGTCCAACTTTTAGTTGTGATGCAACCTTGAAAAATATCCAGGATGATAAGACACTCTAACTAACCTCGGATCTCCGTTTCTGATATGACTTTTCTCCTCAGACATATTTTGATCTATCATACACAGTCATTATTTCTTCTTATCATACCATTCccataataatattatttgacCATCCTCGGATTAGCTAatatcctcggattgggccattGACCCAATCCGTACAACTTTAATAGTACCTTCTGGCTAACTGGCCCCTACAAggataaaatattgttttgttctcaaaattttgcatgaattttttttttcgtccttaaattattgaaaatgttttgcttcttgtccttaaactttaaaaaatatctttttccattcataaactattgaaaaaagatTGAAGCATGGTCCGATCCACTTGGAGCccaggggttcaaatgaaccccctgaaacTAGCCCaaaaaacactatatataatattttttaatattgtttttgttttgaacacccccccaaaaaaaaaaaaaaaaaaaattgaacaccctgacattagatttttttaagcCCAGTTGAAATAAGCTTTGCTACGATCAACTTAACAAtattttggcatttttaaacacacacacacacacaaaaaaaaaaaaaaaaaaaaaaaaaaaaaaaaaaaaaaccaataacaaaccaatttgataaaaaaaatttggaaaaaaaaaatactaagcccaacaaaaaaagtagaaatttgttaatcttaaattttaaaaaagctcatttagatcttaacaaatttataatataaatatcaaataagagattaatggatgaatgattgcttgacTGTGAAAGAGATATAATTCGTAAGATTGATAATGAAGATATCATGTAATGATTCcataatatgaaacatcgtaAAAAGCAATTATAAAACTTTATGtgtttcagtttttgttttttttgttttttggtaatatcgatatattcaaattctcttttgttttgaattttgtataatttatgtctTTTATTGACCTCTCTAAAAAATAATCCTACAACCGCCACTAAATtgaagttcttttttctttcctattttcaTCCCATaactattgaaaataaattcttcacaaagtttagggattttttttttacaagttttggaacAAACAATGAAATTCATGTTAACATCAGGGatgaaaacttaaaaaaaaaaaaaaaaaaaatagaagtattAATATTCAAAGAATCAGAAACCCGAAtaataaataaccaaataaataaacttccaaGAAGTGAAGCATATGTATGGGAGACAACTCATAAGCATAGTCTTCACATTCAACAGCTCTTCTTGGTAGTAGCTAAGGGAACCGGGACTGAAGTTGCagataacaaattaacaatatatataggctaaaatgcaaaactgacaaTCTAAGTttattcaaatttcatttcagttctctatctttacttttttttttttttatttcagtcctctaactttcaagtttattcaattaatgattaaaaaatattttctagatttttttttttaatttaacaaaatttaacgaaaagaccttaattgaataaatctaaaacttagaggactgaaataaacgaaagtaaagttaaaagactaaaatgaaatcTGAAGAAACTTAGAAgatcagttttgcattttaatcCACATAATAAAAAGTCACATTTTCAGTGAAAACCATCTTAtgggtggaaaaaaaaaaaaaaaaaagcaaataattGTTATACATATTTCAACACAAACAGATTAAGAGAATTTTATTTTCCGATTTTTCGTGTACGTTAAATGATCAAGATCCAGTTGAGAATCATTCCATAGCCCACACTCGATCAACATGATACATAGGTCTCAGCTTGAACGAGCAGTGGTGTGATTGACTTATGTAGCTGGTGAACTCAGTAACTTCTTGTCCCCATCGCTTGTACCTTTAGACTGGGAAGACTTTTCTTTCTTGCGGCGCAAGTCTGGTTTGTAACGTAGAAGCAGCTTCCTCGCTTTCCAAATGAtctttcctcttccttttttctcttctctctttcctcttCCATTTTTGTGTTCCGCCTTGGATGTCTTGCGGTTCTTGTCTGAGCTTGTAGTTGCCAACTTTATATAAGTCTGTTCCGGTTCCACTAGTAAGTTAAATTTATCAAATCTTACAATATctggcatatatatatatatataaattatatacatattcGTTACCCTAAAATTAAGACTAATCCTAGGTCGCACTTTTAATgcaataaaaaggaaaatgagcAGAAGAAGAGGAATGAAATTAAGGGGTGTTTTGGTTTCAACTCCTTGAGCATACAAGGGAACTATAGAGTGAAATGCTGTTTTTCATTTTGAGGGGAACATAGAAACTGAGATTGATCTCACAATCTAAATATCTTGgtttcaacaaataaaattggatcTGATGTTTCAACGAAACAAAAGCATGATCAAGAAGAGGAGGGTACCAAGATTAGTACCAAAAACGAAGATTGAAACAAAACTAGGGAAACAATAGTAGTGCTCACTTATCTAGAAGTTAATGAGGTAGGTTTGGCCGATTGCACTAAatacagctttttttttttttcccaatcatTGTTTCACCGAATTAATGTGAAACACTTATACATTGTCCACATTTTCGGATTAAACGTCCACATTTTACTcgaaatataacaaaatatacataatgTAGCCACTATAAAGAGATGTGAAATAATCAAAacctattttgtttttaaccTTTCAAAGAATGCATGACCAAGCTTGaggcaataattttttttagaagctgATTTTTTGGTCTAATCTTCACATAATCATAGATGAGTAGTCCCACCTCTCAATTCAGCTAACAATCAACAACCCCACCCCACTACCACTACAATCTCAAACCTTTTTTAGtaagaaaaggagaaaagagagaattgaGTATTTACCTTcaaattttcaaggaaatataaaaatagcagcaagcccaagatagagataaaaattgaaaagcaaCTTTCCCAGAGATAGTTGCTTGTTTGAAGGCCTTGACCAAAAGAACTGCAAAAATTGGGCAAACATATTAATCTTAGAATTTTAACTAGAATATATAAAGTAATAAGAATAgagttttctcaaaaaagaaaagaaaagaaaagtaataagATATAGAAAAGTACAAACCTATCGgtaaataataagttaattaaTAAGATGAAGAATATACTTGGTAGATATATGAAGAAAGCCCGTAAAACtgtaaaaacattttaaagtatgggaaggaaacaaaaatcaagatCACCGGTTAATAATGGTCTTAGCCTATTGCATATAGCTCCCTCTCCCATAAAGGGGGTCCCTATGCATGGGACTTACAAAAGCTAAAAATCAGAACAAGCCAAGAGActaggggtgttcaccaaaccgcaTAAACCGTAAAAACTGCATCAAAACCGCTTGTAAAATGGCAAAATCGCACCACACCGCAAGTAATAGTGCACCGCACCACATCGCATGGTGCAGTGCGATTTacggttttataataagaaaaccgcacCGCACCGTACTGCAccatctctatatattaatatatttcattatttttaatattaaatatattattagtagTTTAATAAccttagttttcaaaaaaaaaaatagtttgataaccctagcaagtgttgattaaaaaaacctatccaaaataaagaaaaactagttcAATAGTTTGAAACTTGGaccaaaacaaagagaaaaataagttttgggcTAGGTAGAAAAggcccaaattttgaaaaatatacaaacttcaaatcattcaaattgCATCTTATATACCGCATCGCATATGTGACTGCAAAAATAAGGTGCGGTGCGGTTAT contains the following coding sequences:
- the LOC115961200 gene encoding cyclic nucleotide-gated ion channel 1-like; this encodes MFVFQVIGAFWYFFSIQRETACWHLVCGNRSGCGNSFSCANTDSSVNSTLLHESCPVNAPNTTKFYFGIFLEALQSGIAQSSNLPQKLFYCFWWGLRNLSSFGQGLQTSNYLWESCFSIFISILGLLLFLYFLENLKTYIKLATKSSDKNGKTSKEEHKNRRGKREEKKRKRKDQLESEEAVSMFPTRLALQERKVFPLPSLKVQAMGTRYYRVHQLHKSITPLLVQAETYVSC